A stretch of DNA from Bacillus sp. (in: firmicutes):
TCGATTGACCGCGGACAAATGGAGGCGGGGCGTTCTCTAGGAATGTCCCTCTCTTTAACGATGAGACGGATCATTTTGCCACAAGCGTTTCGCCGAGCGTTACCGCCACTTGGAAACCAATTTATTATTGCTCTAAAGGATTCCTCGCTCGCCTCATTTATCGGTGTATTTGAATTATTTGGTGTAGCCACGACTTTAGGATCCAATGAATTTGATTATATGACCTATTTATTAATTGTCTCTATCTATTATTTATTGCTTGTATTTATTTTTTCTTCTATTGTGAAATTGCTTGAAAAGAGAATGGCGGTGAGTGATGCATGAATGGACAAAAGAAAATAGTGATGGTGCAAATAGATGGGCTTGATAAATCATATAATGATTTTAAAGTCCTCAATAATATTTCACTGACTGTCCATAAAAGGGAAGTGGTTTGTTTAATCGGAGCGAGCGGTTCCGGAAAAAGTACGTTGCTTAGATGCATGAACTTTTTAGAAGAAAAAGACCGCGGTGATATTTGGATTGATGGAGATAAAATTGAAAAGGATACACACAATTTAAACGATATTCGGGCACAAGTAGGGATGGTCTTTCAACATTTTCATCTCTTTCCTCATTTATCGGTGTTAGAAAATATAATAGAAGCTCCCATCCATGTATTAGGAAAAAAAAAGCAGCAAGCCGTAAAAGAGGCGGAGCAGTTATTAATGAAAGTTGGTTTAATAGATAAAAAGAACTCATATCCATCCGTTTTATCTGGGGGACAAAAACAACGTGTGGCCATTGCACGGGCGCTTGCAATGAATCCGAAAATCATGTTGTTTGATGAGCCGACCTCGGCGTTAGACCCTGAACTCGTTGGTGAAGTTTTGCAAACAATGAAGCAACTCGCCAAAGAAGGGATGACGATGATCATTGTTACCCATGAAATAGGCTTTGCACGTGAGGTAGCTGATCAAGTTGTTTATATGGACGAAGGAAAAATTGTCGAGATTGGACCACCGAGCGAAGTTTTTGAACGTCCGAAAGAGGAACGAACTCGTTTGTTTCTAGAAAAAGTACTATAAGAAAAAGATGCGCTTATATTGCGCATCTTTTATTTCTTTTTGAAGAATAGTAAGTATATACCTAATATGATGAAGAAGATAGGCCAAAGCTTCCAAACAGAGTCAAACGTCGTTCGGATCGCTCCAAGCAAACTTGTTAACTGGTCATAAAACAGGAGAAGGATGGCGACAAATAAAATGAGCACGCCATAACCAAGACCGCTTCCAGTTCGTATGGATAATAACAGTAATCCAAGGGCAATAATAAGTAAAAAAATCCCGATATGATCCGGCCAAATAGAAAATTTATGGACAACGTGAAAATGAATACCAAATCCTGTGAAGATGATCCCAGGGAGTACAAAATTGGAACTTTTAGGTGAAGTACTTTGCGCTAAAAAGGCGATTCCAACGATGATTAAAATGGTTGGCCATGACAGCCATGGTCGTGCGAAAACCCAATTCACTTGTTGAAAAAATACATAACACCCAAAACCTAAAAAAATTATTCCTAGAAATATCCGTTGATCTTTCATCATATCCTCCGTTCATTTGAACTTACTTGAATCTTCATCTATTTTTTGATACTGTACAATAGAATGGTTGTGTCGACTTTTGTTATTATTTATATGTTTTGTTTCATTTACATGTTACCATAGGATTCATGAACTGTTCACAATTTTTTCAAGGGCTTGAAGTAATGAGTGTTATAATATAACTATCTAGGGCATAAAGGAACAAAAGGGGGTTTTATGCCATGCATATTATCGTCGTAGGGTTAAACTATAAAACTGCCCCTGTTGAAATAAGAGAGCGGTTATCGTTTAATGAGGCTGATTTAGGAAAGGCGATGAGCTCGCTTCAACATAAAAAAAGTATTTTAGAAAATGTCATAGTTTCAACGTGTAACCGGACGGAAGTGTATGCTGTTGTTGATCAATTACACACAGGCCGGTATTACATTAAAGAGTTTTTAGCGGAATGGTTTCATATAGAGCAAGAAGAGTTTTCTCCGTACTTATTTATTTACGAACAAGATGGAGCGGTAGAGCATTTATTTAAAGTGACGTGCGGCTTGAACTCTATGGTATTAGGAGAAACGCAAATTTTAGGGCAAGTAAAAAAGAGTTTTCTGATCGGACAAGAAGTACAGTCGACTGGAACCATTTTTAATCAATTATTTAAGCAAGCGGTGACATTTGCTAAACGCGCTCACTCAGAAACAGAGATCGGTGCGAATGCTGTTTCCGTTAGCTATGCGGCTGTTGAATTGGCTAAGAAAATCTTTGGACATTTGAATAATAAACGAGTGCTTATTTTAGGTGCCGGAAAAATGGGTGAACTAGCGATTGAAAATTTATACGGAAACGGTGCTTCAAACGTCACAGTCATTAACCGAACATATGAAAAAGCGGAAAGTTTAGCGAAACGCTTTGATGGACAAGCGAAACCATTAAAAGAGCTACAATGTGCTTTAGTGGAAGCAGATATTTTAATAAGCTCCACAGGAGCAAAAGAGTATGTTATTACGAAAGAAATGATGGTGTACGTTGAGCGAATGAGAAAAGGACGCCCGTTATTTATGGTTGATATTGCTGTCCCAAGAGATTTAGATCCGTCAATTAGTGACCTTGAGAGCGTATTTCTTTATGATATTGACGATTTAGAAGGCATTGTAGAAGCGAACTTAGCAGAACGGAAAAAAGCAGCAGAAAAAATTATGTTAATGATTGAAAAAGAGCTTGTGGAGTTTAACGAGTGGTTGCATATGCTCGGCGTTGTTCCGGTGATATCAGCACTTCGCCAAAAAGCGTTAGCCATTCAACAAGCGACGATGGAGAGCATCGAACGAAAAATTCCTTCGTTAACAGAGCGCGAAAAGAAAGTATTAAATAAACATACGAAAAGCATTATTAATCAATTGTTAAAAGACCCTATTTTGCAAGTGA
This window harbors:
- a CDS encoding amino acid ABC transporter permease — protein: MEFIQLLLETSPIFWKGLKLTFYLTIVSIGIAMIIGLIFALFKISQIQVLEKLADVYIFIVRGTPLIVQIFIFYFGLTELNFSAIWSVILGLAFHNGAYMAEIYRGAIQSIDRGQMEAGRSLGMSLSLTMRRIILPQAFRRALPPLGNQFIIALKDSSLASFIGVFELFGVATTLGSNEFDYMTYLLIVSIYYLLLVFIFSSIVKLLEKRMAVSDA
- a CDS encoding amino acid ABC transporter ATP-binding protein translates to MVQIDGLDKSYNDFKVLNNISLTVHKREVVCLIGASGSGKSTLLRCMNFLEEKDRGDIWIDGDKIEKDTHNLNDIRAQVGMVFQHFHLFPHLSVLENIIEAPIHVLGKKKQQAVKEAEQLLMKVGLIDKKNSYPSVLSGGQKQRVAIARALAMNPKIMLFDEPTSALDPELVGEVLQTMKQLAKEGMTMIIVTHEIGFAREVADQVVYMDEGKIVEIGPPSEVFERPKEERTRLFLEKVL
- a CDS encoding glutamyl-tRNA reductase; this encodes MHIIVVGLNYKTAPVEIRERLSFNEADLGKAMSSLQHKKSILENVIVSTCNRTEVYAVVDQLHTGRYYIKEFLAEWFHIEQEEFSPYLFIYEQDGAVEHLFKVTCGLNSMVLGETQILGQVKKSFLIGQEVQSTGTIFNQLFKQAVTFAKRAHSETEIGANAVSVSYAAVELAKKIFGHLNNKRVLILGAGKMGELAIENLYGNGASNVTVINRTYEKAESLAKRFDGQAKPLKELQCALVEADILISSTGAKEYVITKEMMVYVERMRKGRPLFMVDIAVPRDLDPSISDLESVFLYDIDDLEGIVEANLAERKKAAEKIMLMIEKELVEFNEWLHMLGVVPVISALRQKALAIQQATMESIERKIPSLTEREKKVLNKHTKSIINQLLKDPILQVKEFAAHPDAEVKLEIFKQIFNIEAEVEKIEQKSTSEAKEMNVQPSF